The region GCCTCGATCAGAGTGACGGCCGCGGCGGCGTCGAGAACCTCCACCGGCCGGGGCGAGGCGACCACCCGCCGCCAGCCGCGTTCGAAGCGCCGCCAGACCTGGCCCTCCCCCTCGAACCGGCGCGCCTCGTCCTCGCCGAAGTAGCGCCCGATCGGCTTGACCGGGTCCCGGAACGCCGGGTCGTCCGCGTCCACCAGCGTGCGCGTGACGACGGCGGCCACCCGCGCGTGCCCCAGCTCCCGCTGGAGGGCGTTCATGATGAGCGCGCCGATCGTGCCCTGCGTCTGCGCCACGCACCAGTCGAGCGGCACGGGCGGCACGACCCCCGCACTGAGCTGGTTCTTCAGCAGGATGTTGCCGACCTGCGGACCGTTGCCGTGGGTCAGCACCACCTCGTGCCCGGCCCGGATGAGCGCCGCCACGTGGGCCATCGCCTCGCCGATCGCCCGGTGCTGGTCCGCCGGGGACGCGCTCCCGTCCGGAGCCGTCATGGCGTTGCCGCCGAGTGCGATCAGTACGCGTCCGCCCACATCCGGAAACTATCCAGCCCCACACAGGCCTTCATTGGCGAATATCGCCCATCGATCGCCCATTCTTCGGCAACCGATCCCCTCACCGAGCCGACCGCTCCACCTCTGCCACGGTCAAGGCCCTCAGGAGGCGATGAAGCCGCGCAGCACACTCGCGACCTCGTCGACCTCGGCGAGCTTCCT is a window of Microbispora sp. NBC_01189 DNA encoding:
- a CDS encoding carbamate kinase, encoding MGGRVLIALGGNAMTAPDGSASPADQHRAIGEAMAHVAALIRAGHEVVLTHGNGPQVGNILLKNQLSAGVVPPVPLDWCVAQTQGTIGALIMNALQRELGHARVAAVVTRTLVDADDPAFRDPVKPIGRYFGEDEARRFEGEGQVWRRFERGWRRVVASPRPVEVLDAAAAVTLIEAGFTVVAAGGGGVPVVRRPDGVLTGIEAVVDKDLAAAALAVAVGATDLVIATDVPYASVDFGTPRARPIGDVGVAALRALQAAGHFAGGSMGPKVEAALRFAEAGGNQAVITSLHHIGAALSGNIGTRVSRGVEG